A portion of the Sphingobacteriales bacterium genome contains these proteins:
- a CDS encoding thioredoxin family protein encodes MNQQNIRYFLFLYFILSAFFSKAAFDQHISWKSEVEKISGDEFNIKIICSLDDDWHVYSQFTEANGPLPTEFRFEKNAAVVLIGKPKEIGKLKKQFDELFGVTVSSFSNTVTFVQKVKIKSPNATLKGEFDGQVCKDEEGCIPFGPEKFSIPLSGTVSAATADTSRNIPEQTEPTDTPTAVTKGMASAVAATFDWKYAENSCSVQAQSKDKSYWWIFVAGFLGGLLALLTPCVFPMVPLTVSFFTKGGKDRKQGIRKALIYGISIIVIYLLLGIIITGVFGSDALNAMSTNMWFNLLFFIVFVIFAFSFFGYYEITLPASWANKSDALSSKGGNIGIFFMAFTLALVSFSCTGPIIGTLLVEAATGGGPTLLNHIPLKPLLGMFGFSLALSLPFTLFALFPQWLHSLPKSGGWLNTVKVVLGFLELALAFKFLSVVDLTQNWGFFRIELFLGAWILIFTLLALFSFGLIRFPHDNPKEKLGKGRLAVGVASVVFVGYLLTGYSYKPLKLLSGLAPPSSYNFKKENKEELLHFTDYNEGLAYAKTHDLPILLDFTGFGCVNCRKIEENVWSDASIQSLMKKYVVISLYVDDRKPLPESEWFASDATGKQKEIKTVGGKWSDFQARHFKTNAQPQYVLINTKEQLLNQPVDYSFSADKNNYAAFLQCGLSMQEQLRQD; translated from the coding sequence ATGAATCAACAAAATATAAGGTATTTCCTTTTTCTTTATTTTATCCTGTCTGCTTTCTTTTCTAAAGCGGCATTTGACCAGCATATTTCATGGAAAAGTGAGGTGGAAAAGATAAGCGGAGATGAGTTTAATATCAAGATTATCTGTTCGCTGGATGATGACTGGCATGTGTATTCTCAATTTACGGAAGCTAACGGCCCGTTGCCAACTGAATTCAGATTTGAAAAAAATGCCGCTGTCGTATTAATCGGCAAACCCAAAGAAATAGGAAAGTTGAAAAAGCAGTTCGATGAACTGTTCGGTGTGACAGTCTCTTCTTTTTCCAATACGGTTACCTTTGTTCAGAAGGTAAAAATAAAAAGTCCGAATGCCACTCTCAAAGGGGAGTTTGACGGACAGGTCTGTAAGGACGAGGAAGGCTGTATCCCTTTTGGTCCGGAGAAATTTTCAATTCCTCTGAGTGGAACCGTTTCTGCCGCCACTGCGGATACGTCCAGAAATATTCCGGAACAAACCGAACCGACAGATACGCCAACTGCTGTTACCAAAGGAATGGCTTCAGCCGTTGCGGCAACGTTTGACTGGAAATATGCGGAAAACAGCTGTAGTGTGCAGGCGCAAAGCAAAGATAAAAGTTACTGGTGGATTTTTGTCGCCGGGTTTTTGGGCGGACTGCTGGCATTACTGACACCCTGCGTTTTCCCGATGGTGCCGCTTACCGTCAGTTTCTTCACGAAAGGGGGAAAAGACAGAAAACAAGGCATACGTAAGGCACTTATTTATGGTATATCTATCATAGTGATATATCTGTTGCTGGGAATAATCATCACCGGCGTATTTGGCTCCGATGCACTGAATGCCATGTCTACCAATATGTGGTTCAATCTGCTCTTCTTTATCGTGTTTGTCATTTTCGCCTTCTCCTTTTTCGGATATTATGAAATTACGTTGCCCGCTTCCTGGGCTAATAAATCGGATGCTTTGTCCAGCAAAGGGGGCAATATCGGTATCTTTTTTATGGCATTTACACTGGCGTTGGTTTCGTTTTCGTGTACCGGCCCTATAATCGGAACACTGTTGGTGGAGGCAGCAACCGGAGGTGGTCCCACTTTGTTAAATCATATCCCTCTGAAACCATTGTTGGGTATGTTTGGGTTTTCACTGGCTTTGTCCCTGCCGTTTACCTTGTTTGCTTTGTTTCCGCAGTGGCTGCACTCATTGCCTAAGTCGGGCGGGTGGCTGAATACTGTAAAAGTCGTGCTGGGATTTCTGGAATTGGCATTGGCGTTCAAATTTTTATCGGTGGTGGATTTAACGCAAAACTGGGGATTCTTCCGCATTGAATTATTCCTCGGGGCATGGATATTGATTTTTACACTGTTGGCATTATTTTCATTTGGACTCATCCGTTTCCCGCATGATAACCCCAAGGAGAAATTAGGCAAGGGAAGACTTGCCGTTGGCGTTGCTTCAGTTGTTTTTGTTGGTTATCTGCTAACTGGATACTCTTATAAACCTTTGAAATTATTAAGCGGCCTGGCTCCTCCGTCATCGTATAATTTTAAGAAAGAGAATAAGGAGGAGTTGTTGCATTTTACCGATTACAATGAAGGACTCGCTTATGCAAAAACACATGACCTGCCCATATTGCTCGATTTCACCGGTTTTGGATGTGTCAATTGCAGAAAGATAGAGGAAAATGTCTGGAGTGATGCATCCATACAAAGCCTGATGAAAAAATATGTCGTAATTTCATTGTATGTCGATGACAGAAAACCTTTGCCAGAGTCGGAATGGTTTGCCTCGGATGCTACCGGAAAACAAAAAGAAATAAAAACGGTTGGTGGAAAGTGGAGTGACTTTCAGGCCAGGCATTTCAAAACCAACGCACAGCCTCAGTATGTGCTGATCAATACGAAAGAACAGCTTCTCAACCAGCCGGTAGATTACAGTTTTTCTGCCGACAAAAATAATTATGCCGCTTTCCTGCAGTGCGGACTTTCCATGCAGGAACAATTAAGACAGGATTGA
- the purQ gene encoding phosphoribosylformylglycinamidine synthase subunit PurQ yields the protein MKFGVVVFPGSNCDQDVIHVCSKVMQCETRILWHKDTSLQDLTVEDCIMIPGGFSYGDYLRCGAIARFSPIMEKVIQHAGSGGYVWGICNGFQVLCESHLLPGALLMNDHQRFICQNQYLLPQTTDSAITRSLDLSEPLNIPIAHGEGRYYADEKTLHSLKQNDQILFKYCDVSGSINDTSNPNGSIENIAGICNAGRNVFGMMPHPERSAEDVLGNTDGRKLFESLLNLTIA from the coding sequence ATGAAATTTGGCGTTGTTGTTTTTCCGGGCTCTAACTGCGATCAGGATGTAATTCATGTGTGCAGTAAGGTGATGCAGTGCGAAACCCGCATTTTATGGCATAAAGACACTTCTTTACAGGATCTGACTGTCGAAGACTGCATCATGATTCCCGGGGGGTTTTCTTATGGAGACTATCTGCGTTGTGGAGCTATTGCCCGTTTTTCGCCCATTATGGAAAAAGTGATCCAACATGCAGGTAGCGGCGGTTACGTTTGGGGTATATGCAACGGATTTCAGGTATTGTGCGAAAGTCATCTGTTACCGGGTGCTTTGCTGATGAATGACCATCAGCGGTTTATCTGTCAAAACCAGTATCTGCTGCCGCAGACAACGGACAGCGCCATCACCCGCAGCCTGGATTTAAGCGAACCGTTGAACATCCCGATAGCACACGGTGAGGGCAGATATTATGCAGATGAAAAAACATTGCATTCCCTGAAACAAAACGATCAGATTTTGTTTAAATACTGTGATGTCTCGGGAAGTATAAATGATACTTCTAATCCAAATGGCTCCATAGAAAATATCGCCGGTATCTGTAATGCCGGCAGAAATGTATTTGGCATGATGCCGCATCCGGAGCGTTCGGCGGAAGACGTACTGGGTAATACGGATGGCAGAAAACTGTTCGAGTCATTATTGAACTTAACTATAGCCTAA